A section of the Echeneis naucrates chromosome 12, fEcheNa1.1, whole genome shotgun sequence genome encodes:
- the LOC115052136 gene encoding progestin and adipoQ receptor family member 3-like: MLLKMPQKLLKTAHYIELGSYQHWPILIPQRIRLYTYEQIPLFLKENPFITDGYRAHLPSKLCLKSIFILSNETVNIWSHLLGFLLFFSLGVNDLSTVLPASGANREDYVIYTIGLFCFQVCMLCSVGYHLFSCHRSEKTSRRWLALDYAGISVGILGCYVPGIFYAFYCNAFWRQVYLLTVLSLILAVFSAQVHPRYLSNDWQRIRTVIFCCVAGISVIPACHWVLLTGGFSSDVVKLFLPRVIVMYLIAGSAFLFYVTKIPERYFPGQVNYLGASHQLWHILVVVMFYWWHQTAVYIMHFRHTQPCTSTL; this comes from the exons ATGCTGCTGAAGATGCCCCAGAAGCTGCTGAAAACTGCCCACTACATCGAGCTGGGCAGCTACCAGCACTGGCCGATACTGATACCCCAGAGGATCAGGCTGTACACATACGAGCAGATCCCCCTCTTCCTCAAAGAAAACCCCTTCATCACAGACGGTTACCGAGCTCATCTGCCTTCCAAGCTCTGCCTTAAGAG TATTTTCATTCTGTCCAATGAGACGGTGAACATCTGGAGCCACCTACTGGGcttcttgctcttcttctctctggGGGTCAACGACCTCTCCACAGTGCTGCCAGCGTCCGGAGCTAACAGAGAGGACTACGTCATCTACACTATTGGGCTGTTCTGCTTCCAG GTGTGCATGTTGTGTTCAGTGGGATATCACCTGTTTTCATGCCACCGATCAGAGAAGACGTCCCGTCGCTGGCTGGCATTAGACTATGCAGGCATCTCTGTTGGCATCTTGGGCTGCTATGTACCTGGGATCTTCTACGCATTCTACTGTAATGCT TTCTGGAGACAGGTCTACTTGCTCACGGTCCTGTCCCTGATCCTGGCGGTCTTCAGCGCTCAGGTCCACCCTCGTTACCTCAGTAACGACTGGCAACGGATACGCACAGTCATCTTCTGCTGTGTGGCTGGCATAAGTGTGATTCCTGCGTGCCACTGGGTTTTGCTAACTGGTGGATTCAGCTCTGATGTCGTGAAG CTGTTCCTACCTCGCGTGATAGTGATGTACCTGATAGCTGGATCTGCCTTCCTGTTCTATGTCACCAAAATACCTGAACGCTATTTCCCAG GTCAGGTGAACTACCTGGGTGCCAGTCATCAGTTGTGGCACATACTAGTGGTGGTGATGTTTTACTGGTGGCACCAGACTGCTGTGTACATCATGCACTTTAGGCACACTCAGCCCTGCACCAGTACCCTGTAA
- the LOC115052007 gene encoding anthrax toxin receptor 2-like isoform X1: protein MDGIWIIGHFMLFVGAFVNSSLHDGDEASCDAAFDVYFVLDRSGSVSGHWDEIYGFAEQLTNRFVSPRMRVSYIVFSARAVVILPLTGDRSKIDEGLKKLIQIKPAGETYMHEGMKAVSEQMKAQTSPSSSIIIILTDGKLEVYPYELSVQEADKARGFGARVYCVGVMDFDHKQLAEIADGTEQVFPVLSGFHALKDIVNSILKQSCTDAFTIEPSSVCVNESFNVVLRGSGFSRSRRADNVLCFLTVNQNTYDQKPIVARDGYLLCPAPVLHEVGQSIEVLVSLNNGQSFISTPVTIYATSCSDGTWVLWLLLALLLLLALALLWWFWPLCCTVVIRDPPPSRPPPPPPPVPEPEENLSPKHRWPTVDASYYGGRGAGGIKRMEVRWGQKGSTEEGSRLEKAKNAVVTMPEEVEEPIIPRPPPRPPPIYSPPSQSKWYTPIKGRFDALLALLRRQYDRVAIMRPTPQDKGRCINFTRVQSH, encoded by the exons ATGGATGGAATATGGATAATCGGCCACTTCATGCTTTTTGTTGGTGCCTTTGTAAATTCATCGCTGCATGATGGCGATGAAGCTTCCTGCGATGCAGCgtttgatgtttattttgttttggacaG GTCAGGCAGTGTGTCGGGACACTGGGATGAGATCTACGGATTTGCAGAGCAGCTCACCAACAGGTTTGTTAG CCCCAGAATGAGGGTCTCCTACATAGTCTTCTCAGCCAGAGCAGTTGTAATTCTTCCACTAACTGGAGACAG GTCAAAAATCGATGAAGGTTTGAAGAAGCTGATCCAAATCAAGCCTGCCGGTGAAACTTACATGCACGAAGGCATGAAAGCG GTGTCGGAGCAGATGAAGGCACAAACTTCACCATCATcgagcatcatcatcattctgaCTGATGGCAAGCTGGAGGTCTACCCCTATGAACTTAGTGTACAAGag GCTGATAAAGCCAGGGGGTTTGGAGCCAGAGTTTACTGTGTTGGAGTCATGGATTTTGACCATAAACAG CTTGCTGAAATAGCAGACGGCACAGAGCAAGTCTTTCCGGTTTTGTCCGGGTTTCATGCCCTTAAAGACATCGTCAACTCG ATCCTGAAGCAGTCATGCACTGATGCATTCACAATAGAGCCATCAAGTGTTTGCGTGAATG AGTCATTCAATGTGGTGTTAAGGGGCAGCGGCTTCAGCAGATCCAGGAGAGCCGACAACGTCCTCTGCTTCCTTACCGTCAATCAGAACACATACG ACCAGAAGCCAATAGTAGCTAGAGATGGCTATCTGCTGTGTCCAGCGCCTGTCCTGCATGAAGTTGGACA ATCCATTGAAGTGCTGGTTAGTCTGAACAATGGGCAATCCTTTATCTCCACTCCCGTCACCATCTATGCCACCTCGTGT TCTGATGGGACCTGGGTGCTCTGGCTGCTGTTGGCCCTGTTGCTGTTACTGGCTCTTGCTTTGCTCTGGTGGTTCTGGCCTCTTTGCTGCACTGTG GTGATCAGAGACCCGCCTCCGTCtcgcccccctcctcctcctcctcctgtcccc GAGCCGGAGGAGAATCTCTCACCCAAACATAGGTGGCCCACAGTGGATGCTTCCTACTATGGAGGGAGGGGTGCTGGAGGAATCAAACGCATGGAG GTGCGCTGGGGGCAGAAGGGCTCCACAGAGGAAGGGTCACGGCTGGAGAAAGCAAAAAATGCCGTGGTCACCATGCCGGAGGAAGTTGAGGAGCCCATCATACCCCGACCCCCACCAAGACCTCCTCCTATCTACAGCCCCCCATCACAGTCCAAATGGTACACACCTATCAAG GGGCGTTTTGATGCATTGTTGGCGTTACTGAGGAGACAGTACGACAGAGTGGCAATCATGAGGCCAACACCTCAGGACAAG GGCCGCTGCATTAACTTCACCAGAGTTCAGAGTCACTGA
- the LOC115052007 gene encoding anthrax toxin receptor 2-like isoform X2 — MDGIWIIGHFMLFVGAFVNSSLHDGDEASCDAAFDVYFVLDRSGSVSGHWDEIYGFAEQLTNSPRMRVSYIVFSARAVVILPLTGDRSKIDEGLKKLIQIKPAGETYMHEGMKAVSEQMKAQTSPSSSIIIILTDGKLEVYPYELSVQEADKARGFGARVYCVGVMDFDHKQLAEIADGTEQVFPVLSGFHALKDIVNSILKQSCTDAFTIEPSSVCVNESFNVVLRGSGFSRSRRADNVLCFLTVNQNTYDQKPIVARDGYLLCPAPVLHEVGQSIEVLVSLNNGQSFISTPVTIYATSCSDGTWVLWLLLALLLLLALALLWWFWPLCCTVVIRDPPPSRPPPPPPPVPEPEENLSPKHRWPTVDASYYGGRGAGGIKRMEVRWGQKGSTEEGSRLEKAKNAVVTMPEEVEEPIIPRPPPRPPPIYSPPSQSKWYTPIKGRFDALLALLRRQYDRVAIMRPTPQDKGRCINFTRVQSH, encoded by the exons ATGGATGGAATATGGATAATCGGCCACTTCATGCTTTTTGTTGGTGCCTTTGTAAATTCATCGCTGCATGATGGCGATGAAGCTTCCTGCGATGCAGCgtttgatgtttattttgttttggacaG GTCAGGCAGTGTGTCGGGACACTGGGATGAGATCTACGGATTTGCAGAGCAGCTCACCAACAG CCCCAGAATGAGGGTCTCCTACATAGTCTTCTCAGCCAGAGCAGTTGTAATTCTTCCACTAACTGGAGACAG GTCAAAAATCGATGAAGGTTTGAAGAAGCTGATCCAAATCAAGCCTGCCGGTGAAACTTACATGCACGAAGGCATGAAAGCG GTGTCGGAGCAGATGAAGGCACAAACTTCACCATCATcgagcatcatcatcattctgaCTGATGGCAAGCTGGAGGTCTACCCCTATGAACTTAGTGTACAAGag GCTGATAAAGCCAGGGGGTTTGGAGCCAGAGTTTACTGTGTTGGAGTCATGGATTTTGACCATAAACAG CTTGCTGAAATAGCAGACGGCACAGAGCAAGTCTTTCCGGTTTTGTCCGGGTTTCATGCCCTTAAAGACATCGTCAACTCG ATCCTGAAGCAGTCATGCACTGATGCATTCACAATAGAGCCATCAAGTGTTTGCGTGAATG AGTCATTCAATGTGGTGTTAAGGGGCAGCGGCTTCAGCAGATCCAGGAGAGCCGACAACGTCCTCTGCTTCCTTACCGTCAATCAGAACACATACG ACCAGAAGCCAATAGTAGCTAGAGATGGCTATCTGCTGTGTCCAGCGCCTGTCCTGCATGAAGTTGGACA ATCCATTGAAGTGCTGGTTAGTCTGAACAATGGGCAATCCTTTATCTCCACTCCCGTCACCATCTATGCCACCTCGTGT TCTGATGGGACCTGGGTGCTCTGGCTGCTGTTGGCCCTGTTGCTGTTACTGGCTCTTGCTTTGCTCTGGTGGTTCTGGCCTCTTTGCTGCACTGTG GTGATCAGAGACCCGCCTCCGTCtcgcccccctcctcctcctcctcctgtcccc GAGCCGGAGGAGAATCTCTCACCCAAACATAGGTGGCCCACAGTGGATGCTTCCTACTATGGAGGGAGGGGTGCTGGAGGAATCAAACGCATGGAG GTGCGCTGGGGGCAGAAGGGCTCCACAGAGGAAGGGTCACGGCTGGAGAAAGCAAAAAATGCCGTGGTCACCATGCCGGAGGAAGTTGAGGAGCCCATCATACCCCGACCCCCACCAAGACCTCCTCCTATCTACAGCCCCCCATCACAGTCCAAATGGTACACACCTATCAAG GGGCGTTTTGATGCATTGTTGGCGTTACTGAGGAGACAGTACGACAGAGTGGCAATCATGAGGCCAACACCTCAGGACAAG GGCCGCTGCATTAACTTCACCAGAGTTCAGAGTCACTGA